From a single Brassica rapa cultivar Chiifu-401-42 chromosome A01, CAAS_Brap_v3.01, whole genome shotgun sequence genomic region:
- the LOC103835330 gene encoding RNA-binding protein with multiple splicing isoform X2, translated as MAGAGIHPYHQQWPPTGAPPPPSAVSSAPPPHPPPVHHHHPPPPGLADRSPYDELRTIFIAGLPDDVKERELLNLLRWLPGYEASQVNFKGEKPMGFALFSTAQFALAARDALQHLVFDAESKSVLHAEMAKKNLFVKRGIVGDSNAYDQSKRLRTGGDCTHSVYSPSPFHPPPPQVWGPPHGYLSPAAPPYDPYGGYHAPPVPMPPSAPIAAPSSYVPVQNVKDNPPCNTLFIGNLGENIHEEELRSLLSAQPGFKQMKVLRQERHTVCFIEFEVTSSHLYLSLLKRFTLAF; from the exons ATGGCCGGCGCCGGAATCCACCCTTACCACCAGCAGTGGCCGCCTACAGGAGCTCCGCCTCCCCCGTCCGCAGTATCATCAGCTCCTCCACCACATCCCCCTCCTGTACATCATCATCACCCTCCTCCCCCTGGTTTAGCTGATCGTTCTCCTTATGACGAG CTCCGGACAATCTTCATCGCGGGTCTTCCCGATGAtgtgaaagagagagagcttcTGAACCTCTTAAGATGGTTGCCAGGCTACGAGGCATCTCAGGTGAACTTCAAGGGAGAGAAGCCCATGGGTTTTGCTCTCTTCTCCACTGCACAGTTTGCATTGGCTGCCAGAGATGCCCTTCAG CATCTGGTGTTTGATGCGGAGTCAAAGTCTGTGTTACATGCAGAGATGGCCAAGAAGAACCTCTTTGTTAAAAGAG GAATCGTTGGGGATTCAAATGCTTATGATCAAAGTAAGCGTCTAAGAACTGGTGGTGACTGCACACACTCTGTTTATAGTCCGTCTCCCTTCCACCCTCCACCACCTCAAGTTTGGGGTCCACCTCATGG GTATTTGTCACCCGCAGCTCCACCATATGATCCCTATGGAGGTTACCATGCTCCCCCTGTACCAATGCCTCCGTCTGCACCTATAGCAGCTCCTAGTTCTTATGTTCCTGTCCAG AATGTTAAGGATAACCCTCCTTGCAATACCCTATTTATTGGTAATCTCGGGGAGAATATACACGAAGAAGAATTGAGGAGCCTGTTGAGCGC GCAGCCTGGTTTCAAGCAAATGAAGGTTCTTAGACAGGAAAGGCACACAGTTTGCTTTATTGAATTCGAGGTTACTTCTTCTCACCTGTACCT ATCTTTACTCAAAAGGTTTACACTggctttttga
- the LOC103835351 gene encoding protein MANNAN SYNTHESIS-RELATED 1, with protein sequence MGVDLRQVVAGILTITMFVMLGQMLHRDYYDSLQEKAQGDAHDIEFEGSRVSVKDSLVGALEGNKGPWMDDNNDLNPCWPTLLSDEAVSSKGYVTFSLTNGPEYHISQITDAVMVAKHLGATLVLPDIRGSKPGDERSFEDIYDADNIIKSLENVIKVVKQLPEQVSLRDIAIVKVPTRVTEDYIKEHIEPIFKSKGNIRVATYFPSVNLRKSSQDGETDPVACLAMFGSLELQPELNAVVESMIERLRTHSRKSDGRFIAVDLRIEALEKKNCHSTGVGGSKTCYNAQEIAVFLRKLGFAGDTTIYLTQPRWDSSLNILKDIFPKTFTKEAVMPASKRSKYLESESSEYENVIDFYISSRSDVFVPAISGLFYANTVGKRIALGKPQVLVPAEISETSSLATDFISPYISKKNHLAYSCFC encoded by the exons ATGGGTGTGGATTTGAGGCAAGTGGTTGCTGGTATTCTCACCATCACCATGTTTGTGATGCTCGGACAGATGCTTCATCGAGATTACTATGATTCTCTTCAG GAGAAAGCTCAGGGAGATGCACATGATATCGAATTCGAAGGATCAAGAGTATCTGTGAAAGATAGTCTTGTGGGAGCCTTAGAAGGAAATAAAGGACCTTGGATGGATGATAACAATGACCTTAATCCTTGTTGGCCAACATTACTATCCG ATGAAGCGGTATCATCAAAAGGGTATGTTACATTCTCTCTAACGAATGGTCCTGAGTACCATATCTCTCAG ATCACTGATGCTGTAATGGTGGCAAAGCATCTTGGAGCCACACTAGTGCTTCCTGATATAAGAGGAAGCAAACCTGGTGATGAAAG GAGTTTTGAAGACATTTATGATGCTGATAACATAATCAAAAGCTTGGAAAACGTCATCAAAGTCGTCAAACAATTGCCTGAACAAGTATCTCTAAGAGACATCGCCATTGTTAAAGTCCCTACAAGAGTTACAGAAGACTACATCAAAGAACACATTGAACCCATCTTCAAGTCCAAAGGAAACATTCGAGTCGCTACATACTTCCCTTCTGTCAACCTGAGGAAATCCTCACAAGACGGCGAAACCGATCCTGTGGCTTGTTTGGCAATGTTTGGTTCCTTGGAGTTGCAACCTGAGCTGAACGCAGTAGTTGAGTCCATGATTGAGAGGTTAAGGACTCACAGCAGGAAATCAGATGGCCGTTTCATAGCTGTTGACCTTAGAATCGAAGCACTCGAGAAGAAAAATTGTCATTCAACTGGTGTGGGAGGGTCCAAGACTTGTTACAACGCACAAGAGATTGCTGTGTTCTTGAGGAAGCTTGGATTTGCTGGTGACACAACCATCTATCTGACTCAGCCTAGATGGGACAGTAGCCTCAATATCCTTAAGGATATCTTCCCAAAAACGTTTACAAAG GAGGCAGTAATGCCAGCAAGTAAGAGATCAAAGTACCTTGAATCAGAGAGTTCTGAGTATGAAAATGTTATTGACTTCTACATAAGCTCAAGAAGCGATGTGTTTGTTCCAGCCATATCTGGTTTGTTCTATGCAAACACAGTTGGGAAAAGGATAGCTTTGGGTAAGCCTCAAGTGCTAGTTCCAGCAGAGATCTCTGAGACTTCTTCCCTTGCTACAGATTTCATCTCTCCTTACATCTCAAAGAAGAACCACTTGGCTTATTCATGCTTTTGCTGA
- the LOC103835320 gene encoding mitogen-activated protein kinase kinase 5, with protein sequence MNPIQPPPSPMKNRFRKRPDLSLPLPHRDVALAVPLPLPPPPSTTSAPTSGSAISPNVSAAKSLSELERVNRIGSGAGGTVYKVIHRPTSKPFALKVIYGNHEDNVRRQICREIEILRSVDHANVVKCHDMFDHNGEIQVLLEFMDGGCLEGVHVSREEELSDMSRQILSGLAYLHRHHIVHRDIKPSNLLIDSEKNVKIADFGVSRILAQTMDPCNSSVGTIAYMSPERINTDLNHGRYNGYAGDVWSLGVSILEFYLGRFPFAVSRQGDWASLMCAICMSQPPEAPATASEEFRHFVSCCLQSDPPKRWSAQQLLQHPFILKSTRAPGS encoded by the coding sequence ATGAACCCGATTCAGCCCCCTCCTTCTCCGATGAAGAACCGCTTCCGCAAACGTCCTGACCTCAGCCTACCACTCCCACACCGCGACGTAGCCCTCGCTGTGCCTCTCCCCCTCCCTCCTCCTCCCTCCACAACCTCCGCGCCCACGTCAGGCTCCGCCATCTCCCCCAACGTCTCCGCCGCGAAAAGCTTGTCCGAGCTAGAACGTGTCAACCGCATCGGAAGCGGCGCGGGAGGAACGGTTTACAAAGTGATCCACCGTCCGACTTCGAAACCCTTCGCTCTCAAGGTCATCTACGGTAACCACGAAGACAACGTGAGGCGCCAGATCTGCCGCGAGATAGAGATCTTGCGAAGCGTCGATCACGCCAACGTAGTGAAATGCCACGACATGTTCGACCACAACGGGGAGATTCAAGTCTTGCTCGAGTTCATGGACGGAGGATGTCTAGAGGGAGTGCACGTGTCACGAGAGGAGGAGCTCTCGGACATGTCTCGGCAGATTCTCAGCGGTTTGGCTTATCTCCACCGTCACCATATCGTCCACCGCGACATCAAGCCGTCGAATCTTTTGATCGACTCGGAGAAGAACGTTAAGATCGCTGATTTTGGAGTGAGTAGGATCTTGGCGCAGACCATGGATCCTTGTAACTCCTCGGTTGGTACCATTGCTTACATGAGCCCCGAGAGGATTAATACCGACCTGAATCATGGACGTTACAACGGTTACGCTGGAGATGTGTGGAGTCTTGGTGTTAGCATTTTGGAGTTTTACTTGGGGAGGTTTCCTTTTGCTGTGAGTAGACAAGGTGACTGGGCGAGTCTAATGTGCGCCATTTGTATGTCTCAGCCGCCTGAAGCTCCGGCCACGGCGTCTGAGGAGTTTCGTCACTTTGTGTCTTGTTGTTTGCAGAGTGATCCTCCCAAGAGATGGTCTGCGCAACAGCTTCTGCAGCATCCTTTCATACTCAAATCAACCAGAGCTCCGGGGTCTTAG
- the LOC103835340 gene encoding glutamyl-tRNA reductase-binding protein, chloroplastic → MKLLQTQSSALFNLLPSPNFTKPIDKRGFVTPKRYPSPPISLRCSVSTASDTPSTATNHHLSTNHKPFPAEVSRSIMELSSVGTLSTLTHDGWPLGVGVRFAVEQDGTPVLCLSRSFSPDKRSSLHVQLEQCGLRTPQCTIQGSIARPGDDNALKRVSATWRKKFGEEVEEDSLYVVAVDRVLQIEDFMEDGVWVASSDYKKASPDPLRDVAEDIVNQINANNMEDIFRFCNVYVDLDFVVSETKMIWMDRLGFDLRVWSPRGVYDVRIPFPMEVTDEKGAKSSFNGMSQLAWEVEKSYCPADFNKVKLLKQVVGSSHKGGQ, encoded by the exons ATGAAGCTCCTCCAAACCCAATCCTCCGCTCTCTTCAACCTCCTCCCATCTCCGAATTTCACGAAACCCATCGACAAACGCGGCTTCGTCACTCCAAAACGATACCCATCTCCTCCAATCTCCCTCCGATGCTCCGTTTCCACCGCTTCAGACACTCCGTCGACGGCCACCAACCATCATCTCTCTACAAACCACAAGCCCTTCCCGGCGGAGGTTTCGAGGAGCATCATGGAGCTTTCCTCCGTCGGAACTCTCTCCACCTTGACCCACGACGGCTGGCCCCTCGGCGTCGGAGTTCGCTTCGCCGTTGAACAAGACGGCACCCCTGTTCTTTGCCTCAGTCGCAGTTTCTCTCCCGACAAAAGGTCTTCCCTTCATGTTCAG TTGGAGCAATGTGGATTGAGGACTCCTCAGTGTACGATTCAAGGTAGCATTGCTCGACCTGGAGACGATAATGCTCTTAAG CGTGTTAGTGCTACATGGAGGAAGAAGTTTGGGGAAGAAGTTGAGGAAGACAGTTTATATGTTGTTGCAGTTGACCGTGTACTCCAAATTGAAGACTTTATGGAG GATGGTGTTTGGGTGGCGTCATCAGATTATAAAAAAGCGAGTCCTGATCCTCTACGTGATGTTGCAGAAGACATTGTCAACCAGATTAATGCCAACAACATGGAGGACATCTTCCGTTTCTGCAACGTATACGTTGACCTGGACTTTGTG GTTTCAGAGACAAAGATGATATGGATGGATAGGCTTGGATTCGACCTTCGAGTATGGTCTCCACGAGGTGTATATGACGTGAGGATTCCGTTTCCAATGGAAGTAACAGATGAAAAGGGAGCAAAATCATCCTTTAATGGAATGTCACAGCTTGCTTGGGAAGTAGAGAAAAGCTACTGCCCTGCAGATTTCAACAAGGTTAAATTACTGAAGCAAGTAGTTGGATCATCACACAAGGGAGGACAATAA
- the LOC103835330 gene encoding cell wall integrity protein scw1 isoform X1 translates to MAGAGIHPYHQQWPPTGAPPPPSAVSSAPPPHPPPVHHHHPPPPGLADRSPYDELRTIFIAGLPDDVKERELLNLLRWLPGYEASQVNFKGEKPMGFALFSTAQFALAARDALQHLVFDAESKSVLHAEMAKKNLFVKRGIVGDSNAYDQSKRLRTGGDCTHSVYSPSPFHPPPPQVWGPPHGYLSPAAPPYDPYGGYHAPPVPMPPSAPIAAPSSYVPVQNVKDNPPCNTLFIGNLGENIHEEELRSLLSAQPGFKQMKVLRQERHTVCFIEFEDVNSATNVHHNLQGAVIPSSGSVGMRIQFSKNPYGKRKEGGGHSFFPSPSANGAQGALTYQ, encoded by the exons ATGGCCGGCGCCGGAATCCACCCTTACCACCAGCAGTGGCCGCCTACAGGAGCTCCGCCTCCCCCGTCCGCAGTATCATCAGCTCCTCCACCACATCCCCCTCCTGTACATCATCATCACCCTCCTCCCCCTGGTTTAGCTGATCGTTCTCCTTATGACGAG CTCCGGACAATCTTCATCGCGGGTCTTCCCGATGAtgtgaaagagagagagcttcTGAACCTCTTAAGATGGTTGCCAGGCTACGAGGCATCTCAGGTGAACTTCAAGGGAGAGAAGCCCATGGGTTTTGCTCTCTTCTCCACTGCACAGTTTGCATTGGCTGCCAGAGATGCCCTTCAG CATCTGGTGTTTGATGCGGAGTCAAAGTCTGTGTTACATGCAGAGATGGCCAAGAAGAACCTCTTTGTTAAAAGAG GAATCGTTGGGGATTCAAATGCTTATGATCAAAGTAAGCGTCTAAGAACTGGTGGTGACTGCACACACTCTGTTTATAGTCCGTCTCCCTTCCACCCTCCACCACCTCAAGTTTGGGGTCCACCTCATGG GTATTTGTCACCCGCAGCTCCACCATATGATCCCTATGGAGGTTACCATGCTCCCCCTGTACCAATGCCTCCGTCTGCACCTATAGCAGCTCCTAGTTCTTATGTTCCTGTCCAG AATGTTAAGGATAACCCTCCTTGCAATACCCTATTTATTGGTAATCTCGGGGAGAATATACACGAAGAAGAATTGAGGAGCCTGTTGAGCGC GCAGCCTGGTTTCAAGCAAATGAAGGTTCTTAGACAGGAAAGGCACACAGTTTGCTTTATTGAATTCGAG GATGTGAATAGTGCCACAAACGTTCACCATAATTTGCAAGGCGCTGTCATTCCAAGCTCTGGTTCAGTTGGCATGAGGATCCA ATTTTCCAAGAATCCATATGGGAAAAGGAAGGAAGGTGGCGGCCATTCTTTCTTTCCTTCACCGAGCGCTAATGGAGCTCAAGGAGCCCTGACGTATCAGTAG
- the LOC103836504 gene encoding ATP synthase subunit epsilon, mitochondrial translates to MASSAAVPFWRAAGMTYITYSNICANLVRKCLKEPFKAESMNREKVHFSLSKWADGKPQKPVLRSDAPEV, encoded by the exons ATGGCATCGAGCGCGGCGGTTCCGTTCTGGAGAGCGGCGGGGATGACGTACATAACGTACTCAAACATATGCGCGAATCTGGTGAGGAAATGTCTAAAGGAACCTTTCAAGGCGGAATCAATGAATCGCGAGAAGGTTCACTTCTCCCTCTCCAAATGGGCTGACGGAAAGCCTCAGAAAccag TTTTGCGCTCAGATGCACCTGAAGTTTGA
- the LOC103835362 gene encoding calcium-transporting ATPase 9, plasma membrane-type, with protein sequence MSTTSSSNGLLPTSMSGRHDDVEAGGSARTQDEHHEQLEHDPDDPFDLDNTKNASAQSLRRWRQAALVLNASRRFRYTLDLNKEEHYESRRRMIRAHAQVIRAALLFKLAGEQQIGAIASSSSTPSASTGNFDIDLEKLVSMTRNQNMSSLQQHGGVKGVAEKLKSNLEQGIEEDEKEVIDRKNAFGSNTYPKKKGKSFYMFLWEAWQDLTLIILIIAAVTSLALGIKTEGLKEGWLDGGSIAFAVLLVIIVTAVSDYRQSLQFQNLNDEKRNIQLEVMRGGRTVKISIYDVVVGDVIPLRIGDQVPADGVLISGHSLAIDESSMTGESKIVNKDQKSPFLMSGCKVADGVGSMLVTGVGINTEWGLLMASISEDTGEETPLQVRLNGLATFIGIVGLTVALVVLVALLVRYFTGTTQDSSGATQFVKGTTSISDIVDDCVKIFTIAVTIVVVAVPEGLPLAVTLTLAYSMRKMMADKALVRRLSACETMGSATTICSDKTGTLTLNQMTVVETYAGGSKMDVADNPSGLHPKLVALISEGVAQNTTGNVFHPKDGGEVEISGSPTEKAILSWAYKLGMKFDTIRSESAIIHAFPFNSEKKRGGVAVLRGDSEVFIHWKGAAEIVLGCCTQYMDSNGTLQPIDSQKEFFRLAIDAMAKNSLRCVAIACRTQELNKVPKEQEDLDKWSLPEDELTLLAIVGIKDPCRPGVREAVRICTSAGVKVRMVTGDNLQTAKAIALECGILASDTEAVEPTIIEGKVFRELSEKEREQVAKRITVMGRSSPNDKLLLVQALRKNGDVVAVTGDGTNDAPALHEADIGLSMGISGTEVAKESSDIIILDDNFASVVKVVRWGRSVYANIQKFIQFQLTVNVAALIINVVAAMSSGDVPLKAVQLLWVNLIMDTLGALALATEPPTDHLMHRTPVGRREPLITNIMWRNLLVQSFYQVAVLLVLNFAGLSVLGLSQDSNHAHAVEVKNTMIFNAFVMCQIFNEFNARKPDEMNVFSGVSKNPLFVAIVGVTFVLQIIIVTFLGEFAHTVALSWQLWLASIVIGLVSWPLAVVGKLIPVPRTPMSVYFKKPFRKYRASRSA encoded by the exons ATGAGCACTACGTCTTCGAGCAATGGGTTGCTCCCCACGTCAATGTCAGGACGACACGACGACGTGGAAGCTGGAGGATCAGCCAGAACACAAGATGAGCACCACGAACAGCTTGAACACGATCCTGATGATCCTTTCGACCTTGATAACACCAAGAACGCCTCCGCCCAATCTCTCCGTCGCTGGAGG CAAGCGGCACTTGTACTGAACGCATCACGTCGGTTTCGATACACTTTGGATCTCAATAAAGAAGAACACTATGAGAGTCGTAGAAGGATGATCAGAGCTCATGCTCAAGTCATTAGg GCAGCATTGCTTTTTAAGTTGGCTGGAGAACAACAAATTGGTG CGattgcatcatcatcatcaactccATCAGCTTCAACTGGTAACTTCGACATTGACCTTGAGAAACTTGTGTCAATGACCAGGAACCAAAACATGTCCAGTTTGCAGCAACATGGAGGG GTCAAAGGTGTTGCAGAGAAGTTGAAGTCAAATCTGGAACAAGGAATCGaggaagatgagaaagaagTGATAGATAGGAAGAATGCATTTGGATCCAACACTTATCCTAAGAAGAAGGGGAAGAGCTTCTAT ATGTTCCTCTGGGAAGCATGGCAGGATTTGACTCTCATCATCTTGATCATAGCCGCTGTAACATCATTGGCATTGGGAATAAAGACAGAA GGTTTGAAAGAAGGTTGGCTTGATGGTGGAAGCATTGCTTTTGCAGTTTTGCTTGTTATTATTGTTACAG CTGTTAGTGACTATCGCCAATCTCTTCAGTTTCAAAACCTCAATGATGAAAAACGGAATATACAACTAGAG GTCATGAGAGGAGGGAGAACAGTGAAGATTTCAATCTATGATGTTGTTGTGGGAGATGTTATACCTCTTAGAATAGGTGACCAGGTCCCTGCGGACGGAGTGCTAATTAGTGGTCATTCTCTTGCTATTGATGAATCTAGCATGACCGGTGAAAGCAAGATT GTCAACAAGGATCAAAAATCTCCTTTTCTAATGTCTGGCTGTAAAGTAGCTGACGGAGTCGGTAGTATGCTG GTTACTGGTGTTGGAATCAACACTGAATGGGGATTGTTGATGGCAAGTATCTCAGAGGATACTGGTGAAGAAACCCCCTTGcag GTGCGGCTAAATGGTCTTGCAACCTTCATCGGTATAGTGGGGCTCACGGTGGCTCTTGTTGTACTTGTAGCTCTTCTTGTGAG atattttACCGGAACTACCCAAGATTCTAGTGGAGCAACCCAGTTTGTTAAAGGGACGACTAGTATCAGTGACATTGTAGATGATTGTGTAAAGATATTTACAATCGCA GTCACTATTGTGGTTGTGGCAGTGCCTGAAGGACTTCCCCTAGCAGTTACCCTCAc TTTGGCTTACTCAATGCGAAAAATGATGGCAGACAAAGCTTTG GTTAGGAGGCTTTCAGCATGTGAAACCATGGGCTCAGCAACAACAATCTGCAGTGACAAAACTGGAACTTTGACTTTGAATCAG ATGACCGTGGTTGAGACTTATGCTGGAGGATCAAAGATGGATGTAGCAGACAACCCCTCTGGGCTCCACCCTAAACTTGTTGCCTTAATAAGTGAAGGAGTGGCACAGAACACTACAGGCAACGTTTTTCATCCCAAG GATGGTGGAGAGGTGGAGATTTCTGGATCTCCTACAGAGAAGGCTATTCTGTCTTGGGCGTACAAG TTGGGGATGAAGTTTGATACCATCAGGTCGGAGTCTGCTATCATCCATGCTTTTCCTTTCAACTCTGAAAAAAAGCGTGGAGGTGTTGCTGTTCTTAGA GGTGATTCTGAAGTTTTCATTCACTGGAAGGGAGCAGCGGAGATAGTTCTGGGTTGCTGTACACAATACATGGACTCAAATGGTACTCTGCAGCCCATTGATAGCCAGAAG GAGTTTTTCAGACTTGCTATTGATGCCATGGCGAAAAATAGCCTGCGATGTGTGGCTATTGCATGCAGAACACAAGAGCTGAACAAAGTTCCCAAGGAACAGGAGGACTTGGATAAATGGAGTTTACCAGAAGATGAGTTGACTTTGCTTGCTATCGTTGGTATAAAG GATCCTTGTCGTCCTGGTGTCAGAGAAGCAGTGAGAATTTGCACCAGTGCTGGTGTTAAG GTACGTATGGTGACTGGTGACAATCTTCAGACAGCAAAAGCAATTGCTTTGGAGTGTGGTATACTTGCTTCAGATACAGAAGCTGTTGAGCCTACTATCATTGAAGGAAAAGTGTTCCGTGAGCTAtctgagaaagagagagaacaaGTAGCCAAGAGAATCACG GTGATGGGTAGGTCCTCTCCTAATGACAAGCTTTTACTTGTTCAAGCACTAAGGAAAAACGGAGATGTTGTTGCTGTCACTGGTGATGGTACTAATGATGCTCCTGCACTCCACGAG GCAGACATAGGTCTCTCTATGGGCATATCAGGAACAGAAGTTGCTAAAGAGAGTTCAGACATTATCATTTTGGATGACAATTTTGCTTCAGTAGTAAAG GTTGTTCGTTGGGGCCGTTCTGTGTATGCAAATATTCAGAAGTTCATACAGTTCCAGCTTACTGTGAATGTTGCAGCTCTTATAATCAATGTTGTAGCAGCAATGTCTTCCGGTGACGTTCCTCTAAAGGCTGTACAG CTGCTTTGGGTCAACCTTATTATGGATACTCTTGGAGCACTTGCACTGGCTACAGAGCCACCAACAGATCATCTTATGCACAGAACCCCTGTTGGAAGAAG GGAACCTCTAATAACAAACATCATGTGGAGAAACTTGCTTGTGCAG TCATTTTACCAAGTGGCTGTCCTCCTAGTTCTTAACTTTGCAGGCTTGAGCGTGCTTGGCTTGAGCCAAGACAGCAACCATGCACATGCTGTGGAAGTGAAGAACACTATGATATTCAATGCATTTGTTATGTGTCAA ATATTCAACGAGTTCAACGCAAGGAAACCTGATGAAATGAATGTTTTCAGTGGAGTATCTAAGAACCCTCTCTTTGTTGCAATTGTTGGAGTCACTTTTGTACTTCAG ATAATCATTGTTACTTTCCTTGGAGAGTTTGCTCATACAGTTGCACTGAGTTGGCAGCTATGGCTTGCTTCTATTGTTATTGGACTTGTCAG CTGGCCACTAGCAGTTGTTGGGAAGCTGATTCCTGTACCCAGGACTCCGATGAGCGTCTACTTCAAGAAACCCTTCCGTAAATACAGAGCCTCAAGAAGTGCATAA